From Pusillibacter faecalis, one genomic window encodes:
- the ftsE gene encoding cell division ATP-binding protein FtsE → MIRLKDVEMEYDNGTRAIQGISLTIEDGEFVFLVGPSGSGKSTIIKLLTSEVEPSAGRIMINGFSVSNISGRQIPLMRRTLGVIFQDFRLIEKKTVYENLEFVMRAVGASPKEIKKRIPYVLNLVGLEQKSKSHPTELSGGEQQRVAIARALVNNPNTIIADEPTGNLDPERSLELMSLLVKINQLGTTVVVVTHEKDLVDRFGKRVVTIEAGRVVNDSIGGYVGGRIHG, encoded by the coding sequence ATGATTCGGTTGAAAGATGTGGAGATGGAGTATGATAATGGGACACGGGCGATCCAGGGGATCAGTCTGACCATTGAGGATGGGGAGTTCGTCTTTCTGGTCGGCCCCTCCGGTTCCGGAAAGTCGACAATTATTAAGCTGCTCACCAGTGAGGTGGAACCCAGTGCCGGACGGATTATGATCAACGGTTTCTCTGTGAGCAACATTTCCGGCCGGCAGATTCCACTGATGCGGCGGACGCTGGGGGTTATTTTTCAGGATTTCCGCCTGATTGAGAAAAAGACTGTGTATGAAAATTTGGAATTTGTTATGCGGGCGGTGGGTGCCAGCCCCAAGGAGATAAAAAAACGGATTCCCTACGTGCTGAATTTGGTGGGGCTGGAGCAAAAGAGCAAAAGCCACCCGACCGAACTCTCCGGCGGCGAACAGCAGCGGGTTGCTATTGCCCGGGCACTGGTGAACAACCCCAACACCATCATCGCTGACGAGCCCACTGGAAACCTGGACCCAGAGCGGTCCTTGGAATTGATGAGCCTGTTGGTGAAAATTAATCAGCTGGGTACCACAGTGGTGGTAGTGACCCATGAGAAGGACCTGGTGGACCGGTTTGGCAAGCGGGTGGTTACGATTGAGGCTGGCCGGGTGGTCAACGACAGTATTGGCGGCTATGTGGGAGGACGGATTCATGGGTAA
- the greA gene encoding transcription elongation factor GreA yields MEKEYKMSAARAQELQEELNYLKTTRSDEVAEQIKVARGFGDLSENSEYDEAKNEQGKLYSRIAELEEIVQHLVIVDESSMGTDVVAIGCKVTVEDASGKELPPYWIVGSQEADPMHGVISEDSPFGKAFLGAKVGDSVTVEAPRGAVVYTLKKIER; encoded by the coding sequence ATGGAAAAAGAATACAAAATGAGTGCGGCACGGGCTCAGGAATTACAGGAAGAGCTGAACTATCTGAAAACAACCCGCAGTGACGAGGTGGCGGAGCAGATCAAGGTGGCCCGCGGCTTTGGCGATCTGAGCGAAAACAGTGAATATGACGAGGCGAAGAACGAGCAGGGCAAGCTGTACTCCCGCATTGCTGAGCTGGAGGAGATCGTGCAACACCTGGTCATCGTGGATGAGAGCAGCATGGGCACGGATGTGGTGGCCATTGGCTGCAAGGTGACGGTGGAGGATGCCAGCGGCAAGGAGCTGCCCCCCTACTGGATCGTAGGTTCTCAGGAGGCAGACCCCATGCACGGCGTGATCTCCGAGGATTCCCCCTTCGGCAAGGCGTTTTTGGGCGCGAAGGTGGGCGACTCCGTGACCGTGGAGGCCCCCCGGGGTGCCGTGGTCTACACGCTAAAGAAGATTGAGCGCTGA
- a CDS encoding nitroreductase family protein encodes MDLKEAMEQRHTVRSYIDRPLPSEVIRLLAERIQKNNEAYRLHMQLITENIEAFGPLLRLILAKGVRNYIILSAPAGPTVEERLGYCGADVMLYAQTLGLNSWWVGGTFNKKGVQKNADSAGTEKIIGLIAIGYGATQGVPHKSKRPEDISHYHGKAPDWFIEGVRAVLLAPTALNRQAFQIEGDGERVSMSYGRGAFADVDLGIGKYHFEIGAEREHFIWAEHS; translated from the coding sequence ATGGATTTGAAAGAAGCGATGGAGCAGCGGCACACGGTTCGGTCTTATATCGATCGTCCGCTTCCGTCAGAGGTCATACGGCTCTTGGCAGAGCGCATCCAGAAAAATAACGAAGCCTACCGTCTGCACATGCAGTTGATAACAGAGAATATCGAAGCCTTTGGCCCTCTGCTCAGGCTGATTCTGGCTAAAGGAGTTCGCAATTATATCATTTTGTCCGCCCCCGCTGGTCCCACGGTGGAGGAGCGTCTGGGGTACTGCGGTGCAGACGTGATGTTGTATGCGCAGACACTGGGCTTGAACTCCTGGTGGGTTGGCGGCACCTTTAACAAGAAGGGCGTTCAAAAAAACGCCGATTCTGCCGGAACGGAAAAAATCATTGGTCTAATTGCCATCGGCTATGGAGCTACTCAAGGCGTCCCCCACAAGTCCAAACGTCCGGAGGACATCAGCCATTACCATGGAAAAGCCCCGGACTGGTTTATAGAGGGTGTGCGTGCCGTGCTCCTGGCGCCAACCGCACTGAATCGGCAGGCCTTTCAGATTGAGGGTGACGGCGAAAGAGTCTCCATGTCTTACGGCAGAGGTGCGTTTGCCGACGTGGACCTTGGAATTGGAAAGTATCATTTTGAGATCGGTGCCGAAAGGGAGCATTTCATCTGGGCCGAACATTCCTGA
- a CDS encoding murein hydrolase activator EnvC family protein, whose translation MKKRWRRTGRVLVALLLAVCSLSVNLSPVLAVTQADIDALKDDAGDLSAQRKELEKKLDALADDKSSAMERKNLLDQQIANTSAQISNVEAQISKYASLISEKEQELAEAEEQEAAQYELFCQRVRAMEKRGTVSYWSVLFNAESFTDLLSRVDFINEIMASDQRVIDDLKALQEQIEETKASLEDNKAEEEAAKADLVSKKKELDAQRTAANKVIQELTATENETEAVLSEMEAEEEAIQAEIQRLSRELAAQQAANGQPVESNPGGYIWPVSSRYITSTVGGRTSPGGIGSTNHKGTDIGRVGYTSSVYASKAGTVIVATYSKSYGNYVVISHGSGNTTLYAHMSSIKTSVGAYVNQGDVIGITGSTGNSTGPHLHFEVTENGVRVNPLSGHGAEPRMGYLTGYTLSASA comes from the coding sequence ATGAAAAAGAGATGGAGACGAACGGGCCGCGTGCTGGTGGCTCTGCTGCTGGCGGTTTGCAGCCTGAGTGTGAATCTGTCGCCGGTTTTGGCAGTGACCCAGGCGGACATTGATGCCCTCAAGGACGACGCCGGCGATCTGAGCGCACAGCGTAAGGAACTCGAGAAGAAGCTGGATGCACTGGCTGATGATAAGAGCAGCGCCATGGAGCGCAAGAACCTGCTGGATCAGCAGATTGCCAATACCTCTGCACAGATCAGCAATGTGGAGGCGCAGATTTCCAAATATGCCTCGCTGATCAGCGAAAAAGAGCAGGAGCTGGCGGAGGCGGAGGAGCAGGAGGCCGCCCAGTACGAGCTGTTTTGTCAGCGGGTGCGGGCAATGGAGAAGCGGGGCACCGTGTCCTATTGGTCTGTTCTCTTCAACGCGGAGAGCTTTACGGACCTGCTCTCCAGGGTGGATTTCATCAATGAGATCATGGCCTCTGACCAGCGGGTGATCGACGATTTGAAAGCCCTGCAGGAGCAAATTGAGGAGACAAAAGCCTCTTTGGAGGACAACAAGGCGGAGGAGGAAGCTGCCAAGGCGGACCTTGTGAGCAAGAAAAAAGAGCTGGATGCGCAGCGTACCGCCGCTAACAAAGTGATCCAGGAGCTTACAGCCACGGAGAACGAGACAGAGGCTGTCCTCAGCGAAATGGAGGCGGAAGAGGAGGCCATTCAGGCTGAGATTCAACGCCTGAGCCGGGAGCTGGCGGCGCAGCAGGCGGCCAACGGTCAGCCAGTGGAGAGTAACCCCGGCGGATATATCTGGCCGGTAAGCAGCCGTTATATCACCTCCACGGTGGGCGGACGAACTTCTCCGGGCGGTATCGGCTCCACCAACCATAAGGGCACCGACATCGGCCGGGTGGGCTACACCTCCTCGGTATACGCCTCCAAGGCCGGCACGGTGATTGTGGCGACCTACTCCAAGTCCTACGGCAACTATGTGGTTATCTCCCACGGCAGTGGCAACACCACGCTTTACGCCCACATGAGCAGCATCAAAACATCTGTGGGGGCGTATGTAAATCAGGGGGATGTGATTGGCATCACCGGCTCCACCGGCAACTCCACAGGTCCTCATCTCCATTTTGAGGTCACGGAGAACGGCGTCCGGGTGAATCCTCTGAGCGGCCATGGTGCGGAGCCCCGTATGGGTTACCTCACCGGGTATACCCTCTCTGCATCAGCTTAA
- the ftsX gene encoding permease-like cell division protein FtsX yields the protein MGKHDFKYFFHEGLSNMFSHGFMSFAAIGITVACLLIMGTFTLVAVNANELLADLEQENEILAYVDDSYTRAQARALQSELEALDNVASVTFISKEEATASFEEQYEDEAVLQDLDPEIFEDRYAIKVKDLTKQNQTVELVKAVEGISDVNAHEEIAGGFITVRNVATVVCVALIAILFVVSVFIISNTIKLTTFDRRDEIAIMRMVGATNGFIRWPFVYEGFMLGLLSAVIAFLLQWGLYEAVAQGVDTNDTLQLIRIIPFRELWPVVAGTFAGAGILIGVGGSLSAIRKFLQV from the coding sequence ATGGGTAAGCACGATTTCAAATACTTCTTCCATGAGGGCCTTTCCAACATGTTCAGCCATGGCTTCATGTCCTTTGCGGCGATTGGCATTACGGTGGCGTGCCTGCTGATTATGGGAACATTTACTCTGGTGGCTGTGAATGCCAATGAGCTGCTGGCAGACCTGGAGCAGGAAAATGAAATTTTGGCCTACGTGGACGACAGCTATACCAGAGCGCAGGCCAGGGCGCTGCAAAGCGAATTGGAGGCGCTGGACAATGTTGCCTCTGTTACATTTATCAGCAAGGAAGAAGCTACCGCCAGTTTCGAGGAGCAGTATGAGGATGAGGCGGTGCTGCAGGACTTAGACCCAGAGATTTTTGAGGACCGTTATGCCATCAAGGTGAAGGATCTGACCAAGCAGAACCAGACGGTGGAGCTGGTGAAGGCGGTGGAGGGCATCTCCGATGTCAACGCTCACGAGGAAATCGCAGGCGGCTTTATCACCGTGCGGAATGTGGCCACGGTGGTATGTGTGGCGCTGATTGCCATTTTATTTGTGGTGTCAGTATTCATCATCTCCAACACCATCAAGCTCACGACCTTTGACCGACGGGATGAGATCGCCATCATGCGTATGGTAGGCGCAACGAATGGCTTTATCCGCTGGCCGTTTGTCTACGAGGGCTTTATGCTGGGGCTTCTCAGCGCGGTGATTGCCTTTTTGCTGCAGTGGGGGCTGTACGAGGCGGTAGCCCAGGGTGTGGACACCAATGACACGTTGCAGCTAATCCGGATTATCCCTTTCCGGGAGCTGTGGCCAGTGGTGGCTGGGACCTTTGCTGGTGCCGGGATTCTCATTGGCGTGGGCGGCAGCCTCTCGGCAATTCGTAAGTTTTTACAGGTATGA